In one window of Candidatus Scalindua sp. DNA:
- a CDS encoding TIGR03013 family PEP-CTERM/XrtA system glycosyltransferase, with the protein MFSVRTTFGAITIIVADIITGYLIYWIAFSHVMDIPEWLSFGELYKQLSLLVVATIIVFSLALSRLYSFIEYIYPVDLLRRMIPSFFIALASIATLGYFTKGLSSINWRFLPPLMIIYVCLFTFRWFLFFAVPKNRTRILILGANEQAKKIVKESLRKKFRGYEIVGIATSLESQAGTDIHGIPVLRLGEQVEETISDHSVDSIVVTQQDRRGKLPVHELLKCKVQNIHIQEGFTFYEKVERKIIVSEFLKPSWFVFEEGFFQISIHKSIKRMQGIIVSFFLLMFLSPILLLVATAIKLESPGPVFFQQERVGRRNRVFHLLKFRSMRQDAEIINGPVFARKNDPRITRVGVFIRKIRIDEVPQFINIFKGDMDMVGPRPERPVFVNQLKELVPYYDLRHTVRPGLTGWAQVNYPYGDNFEDSREKLHYDLYYVKHFSWYLDLLIIFMTIREVLFGRGR; encoded by the coding sequence ATGTTCTCAGTTCGTACAACCTTTGGTGCAATTACCATTATTGTTGCTGATATTATTACCGGCTACCTCATCTATTGGATTGCTTTTTCACATGTAATGGATATTCCTGAATGGTTGAGTTTCGGTGAATTATATAAACAGCTTTCTCTGCTTGTGGTTGCAACAATTATTGTGTTTTCCTTAGCCCTTTCCCGTCTCTATTCTTTTATCGAGTATATCTATCCGGTAGATCTTCTGAGACGTATGATTCCCTCATTTTTCATAGCATTAGCGTCTATAGCCACATTGGGATATTTCACGAAGGGGCTCTCCTCTATAAACTGGAGATTTCTGCCGCCTCTTATGATTATTTACGTCTGCCTGTTTACCTTTCGCTGGTTCCTCTTTTTTGCCGTGCCGAAAAACCGGACAAGGATTCTCATACTTGGTGCAAATGAACAGGCAAAAAAAATTGTTAAGGAATCACTGCGAAAGAAGTTCAGGGGGTATGAGATTGTGGGTATAGCGACATCGCTTGAAAGTCAGGCGGGTACTGATATTCACGGTATCCCGGTTTTGCGTCTGGGAGAGCAGGTAGAGGAGACCATCTCTGATCATTCTGTCGACAGCATAGTTGTGACACAACAGGATCGGCGTGGAAAATTACCTGTCCATGAACTTCTCAAGTGTAAGGTTCAAAACATACATATCCAGGAAGGTTTTACTTTTTATGAGAAGGTAGAGCGTAAAATCATTGTGAGTGAATTTCTCAAACCAAGCTGGTTTGTGTTCGAAGAGGGGTTTTTCCAGATTTCCATTCACAAATCGATCAAGCGAATGCAGGGGATCATTGTCTCATTTTTTCTCCTGATGTTCCTTTCACCTATCCTGCTTTTAGTTGCGACAGCCATTAAGCTTGAATCACCCGGTCCAGTATTTTTTCAACAGGAAAGAGTCGGGCGCAGGAACAGGGTCTTTCATTTACTCAAATTCAGATCTATGCGTCAGGATGCTGAGATAATAAACGGCCCGGTATTTGCCCGGAAAAACGATCCCCGTATTACGAGGGTAGGTGTATTTATTCGCAAGATCAGGATAGATGAGGTTCCGCAGTTTATAAACATATTCAAGGGTGATATGGATATGGTCGGCCCGAGGCCGGAGCGCCCTGTATTTGTAAACCAGCTGAAAGAGCTGGTGCCTTACTATGACCTGAGGCATACCGTGAGACCAGGTCTTACCGGGTGGGCGCAGGTAAATTACCCCTACGGAGATAACTTTGAGGACAGCAGGGAAAAACTCCATTATGATCTCTATTATGTAAAACACTTTTCCTGGTATCTGGATTTACTGATCATATTCATGACCATTCGGGAAGTTTTATTTGGCAGGGGGCGGTAG
- a CDS encoding sensor domain-containing diguanylate cyclase, whose product MLDVILEVMRAERGSIMLLDESNQELTVKSARGLKREIIKKARVSLGSGIAGKVAAKGQSVFLKGNEGEHYLEISSEDLVNPEIDTAFVAPIKFSDRTIGVININSTHSDHEIKPGKEHLVQEILNHFFEYLIQVEIPANHHEPPSQLYMMNIFREYGTLRELRGIFDYIFQLISEVLGIKRKGFFLLRNEDSGFFDLVLGYGFNIRHYREIYEDLIPWFKEARIDSLRSITVFNRDDFSSSSKNFFPENSLILIPLKSDDTVKGHILFLDDAAPELDSSAQHLVQTICEITARTIEESISGQKFREMAFTDNLTGTYNYGLWWRRLNEEMSRARRQGDTKISLVVIDIDKFNRFNLAHGYYAGDQLLRIIADRINSSVRPADIVGRIGGEEFGIVLYGTGKQLALNVTKRIVDAVSGISAEMRIKLSYPITFSCGIAEFPDDATTSGELVERSKTALVSAKIMGGNRIKLFEQLEE is encoded by the coding sequence ATGCTGGATGTGATTCTGGAAGTAATGCGGGCAGAACGTGGCTCTATTATGTTGCTTGATGAGAGTAACCAGGAGCTGACTGTGAAAAGTGCCCGCGGGTTAAAGCGTGAAATAATTAAAAAGGCACGAGTATCCCTGGGAAGTGGTATTGCGGGTAAGGTCGCGGCAAAGGGACAGTCTGTTTTTCTCAAAGGAAACGAAGGAGAACATTATCTTGAAATAAGTTCTGAGGACTTGGTCAATCCGGAGATCGATACGGCATTTGTTGCACCGATTAAGTTCAGCGACAGAACGATTGGCGTGATCAATATCAATTCCACCCATTCAGACCATGAAATAAAGCCGGGCAAGGAACACTTGGTACAGGAGATTCTCAACCATTTTTTTGAATACCTCATTCAGGTGGAAATTCCCGCAAATCATCATGAACCACCTTCCCAGCTGTATATGATGAATATTTTCCGGGAATACGGTACACTTCGAGAACTGAGAGGTATTTTTGATTATATTTTTCAACTGATTTCAGAAGTTCTGGGAATCAAAAGGAAAGGCTTTTTTCTCCTCAGGAATGAAGACTCAGGATTTTTTGATCTAGTTCTCGGGTATGGGTTTAACATAAGGCATTATCGAGAAATTTACGAAGATTTGATTCCCTGGTTCAAAGAGGCAAGAATCGATTCTCTCCGCAGCATTACCGTATTCAACCGGGATGATTTTTCTTCATCATCAAAAAATTTCTTTCCTGAAAACTCTTTAATCCTCATCCCGCTGAAATCAGATGATACCGTGAAAGGCCATATTCTTTTTCTTGATGATGCAGCACCTGAGCTGGATAGTAGTGCTCAGCACCTGGTTCAAACAATTTGTGAAATTACAGCAAGGACTATTGAAGAGTCAATCTCAGGACAAAAATTCAGGGAAATGGCTTTTACTGATAATCTGACAGGCACATATAATTATGGGCTCTGGTGGAGGCGTCTTAACGAAGAGATGAGTCGTGCGCGGAGGCAGGGTGATACGAAGATTTCACTTGTTGTGATAGATATAGACAAATTTAATCGCTTCAATCTTGCTCACGGGTATTATGCGGGAGATCAATTGCTGCGTATTATTGCAGATAGGATAAATAGCAGCGTTCGGCCTGCTGATATTGTGGGTCGTATTGGAGGGGAAGAGTTCGGAATCGTATTATATGGTACTGGAAAGCAACTTGCCCTTAATGTGACAAAACGCATAGTTGATGCCGTTTCAGGTATTTCAGCAGAAATGAGAATCAAGTTGTCATACCCCATCACGTTTAGTTGCGGGATAGCAGAATTTCCAGATGATGCGACTACATCTGGAGAACTGGTGGAAAGGTCGAAGACGGCGCTTGTCTCGGCAAAAATTATGGGGGGTAATCGTATTAAATTGTTTGAGCAGCTGGAGGAATGA
- the lon gene encoding endopeptidase La yields the protein MKKDPAEPKEELLPDKAKAPDSFKPESMEVPEEIPVLSLKDVVVFPQMVTALGVSTEKELKLLDTVLAANRFVVLLAQKDPNKEKLETSDLYEFGTASVVLQMLRMPDNTAKMLVQGVARVHIEEFTETDPFFKAKVKVTSDVLNKVDVEIGALATNAKNQFTKMITISPHLPEELKIVVVNIEPPGRLADLITSHLNISVPEKQEILELVNVKERLKKVNTFINNELQVLELASKIQSQVKNEMEKGQREYYLRQQLKAIHDELGEGDEHAVELNELRKKIKDAKLPEEAQDEADRELSRLSKMHPSSAEYTVARTYLDWLIALPWAVSTKDNLNISIAKKVLDEDHYNLVKVKERILEYLAVRKLKNDMKGPILCFVGPPGTGKTSVGKSIARAMGRKFVRMSLGGIRDEAEIRGHRRTYVGALPGRIIQGLRKVSSNNPVYMLDEIDKLVSDFHGDPSSALLEVLDPEQNYSFSDHYLDVPFDLSRVMFITTANVLDTIPPALKDRMEVLDMPGYTTEEKLSIAKQYLIPKQFDAHGLKTENLKITDDAVQVIISDYTREAGLRNLEREIGTVCRKIAKEVASGKEGPVEVNAERIYEFLGPVKFFAEVAERTFESGVATGLAWTQAGGEILFIESTRMTGSGKLTLTGQLGDVMKESAEAAMSYVRSNTKTLGISIGNFAEYDYHIHVPSGAIPKDGPSAGVTMAISLISLFKGEPIKPYVAMTGEITLRGRVLPVGGIKEKVLAAKRAGINTIILPKRNKNDLAEVPEKAKEKLSFVFVEKVDDMMDTVFGTKDTQKEPGANK from the coding sequence ATGAAAAAAGATCCTGCTGAACCAAAGGAAGAATTGCTGCCTGACAAAGCAAAGGCTCCTGATTCTTTCAAACCCGAATCCATGGAGGTACCAGAGGAAATACCTGTGTTAAGCCTTAAGGATGTAGTGGTTTTTCCTCAAATGGTTACGGCCCTGGGCGTCTCAACAGAAAAAGAGCTTAAACTCCTGGATACTGTTTTAGCAGCAAACAGGTTTGTGGTACTTCTTGCCCAGAAAGATCCCAATAAAGAAAAACTGGAAACTTCGGATCTCTATGAATTTGGTACAGCCTCCGTAGTTTTGCAGATGTTAAGGATGCCGGATAATACTGCGAAGATGTTAGTGCAGGGAGTGGCAAGGGTACACATCGAGGAGTTTACCGAAACTGATCCCTTTTTTAAAGCGAAGGTCAAGGTGACATCAGACGTCCTCAATAAAGTAGATGTTGAGATTGGGGCGTTGGCAACAAATGCAAAAAACCAATTTACCAAAATGATAACCATTTCTCCTCATTTACCTGAAGAGTTGAAGATTGTAGTCGTTAACATAGAACCACCGGGCAGGCTTGCAGACTTGATCACCTCACACTTAAACATAAGTGTTCCTGAAAAACAGGAGATCCTTGAACTCGTAAACGTGAAAGAAAGATTAAAGAAAGTAAATACTTTTATTAACAATGAACTGCAAGTGCTCGAACTCGCAAGTAAGATCCAGTCACAGGTAAAAAATGAAATGGAAAAAGGTCAGCGGGAATATTATCTGCGACAACAGCTTAAGGCCATCCATGATGAACTCGGAGAGGGAGATGAGCATGCCGTAGAGCTGAACGAATTGAGAAAAAAGATCAAGGATGCAAAATTGCCGGAAGAGGCACAGGATGAGGCAGATCGAGAACTTTCACGCCTTTCAAAGATGCATCCGTCATCAGCTGAATATACCGTTGCACGAACATATTTAGATTGGCTCATCGCACTTCCATGGGCAGTTTCGACCAAGGACAACCTGAATATCTCGATCGCGAAAAAGGTCCTTGATGAAGACCATTACAATTTAGTAAAGGTGAAGGAGCGAATCCTTGAATACCTGGCAGTCAGGAAACTGAAGAATGATATGAAGGGTCCGATCCTCTGCTTTGTAGGACCACCGGGAACAGGGAAGACCTCTGTAGGTAAATCAATTGCCAGGGCAATGGGGAGAAAATTTGTGAGAATGTCTCTCGGGGGCATAAGAGACGAAGCTGAAATCCGTGGTCATCGGCGTACGTATGTTGGTGCACTGCCGGGAAGGATTATCCAGGGCCTGAGGAAGGTCTCTTCAAACAACCCTGTCTATATGCTGGACGAGATAGACAAACTTGTATCAGACTTTCACGGAGACCCTTCATCTGCGTTATTGGAAGTACTCGATCCTGAGCAGAACTATTCATTCTCTGATCACTATCTTGATGTCCCTTTTGATCTCTCAAGGGTAATGTTTATCACAACAGCCAATGTCCTTGATACCATACCGCCTGCATTAAAGGACAGGATGGAAGTTCTGGACATGCCTGGCTACACAACAGAAGAAAAGCTGAGTATAGCGAAGCAGTACCTTATCCCGAAACAGTTTGATGCCCATGGTTTAAAAACAGAAAATTTAAAGATTACGGACGATGCCGTTCAGGTTATAATAAGCGATTATACCAGAGAGGCTGGTTTAAGAAATCTCGAACGTGAGATTGGGACTGTCTGCAGGAAGATCGCCAAGGAAGTAGCTTCAGGCAAGGAAGGGCCTGTTGAAGTTAATGCGGAAAGGATATACGAATTTCTCGGTCCCGTCAAGTTCTTCGCGGAAGTAGCGGAAAGAACCTTTGAGTCGGGTGTGGCAACCGGCCTTGCATGGACGCAGGCCGGAGGTGAAATACTCTTTATCGAGTCTACGAGGATGACGGGAAGCGGAAAATTAACGTTAACGGGACAACTTGGTGACGTCATGAAGGAATCAGCAGAAGCGGCCATGAGTTATGTCCGTTCAAACACAAAGACACTGGGTATTTCAATAGGAAATTTTGCAGAGTATGACTATCATATTCATGTCCCCTCAGGTGCCATTCCAAAAGATGGCCCTTCTGCCGGAGTAACCATGGCGATCTCCCTGATCTCATTATTCAAGGGTGAGCCGATAAAGCCTTACGTGGCGATGACTGGAGAGATAACATTACGCGGCAGGGTATTACCTGTCGGAGGGATTAAAGAAAAGGTGCTGGCTGCTAAAAGGGCGGGAATCAACACGATCATACTGCCAAAAAGAAACAAGAACGATTTAGCCGAAGTTCCAGAGAAGGCAAAGGAAAAATTATCATTTGTATTTGTTGAAAAGGTGGATGACATGATGGACACTGTTTTTGGAACAAAGGATACTCAAAAGGAACCGGGTGCAAACAAATGA
- a CDS encoding NAD(P)-dependent oxidoreductase yields the protein MVKKLLVTGASGFLGWYLCNKAKEEWMTFGTTFYHQCKIAGVTILKVDLTDFDALRRLFQTIKPDAVIHAAAQTDPNTCQTLRSGSKIINVDSSIRIAALCADFSIPCVFTSTDLVFDGLHAPYRETDSVCPVNVYGEHKVLAEKGMMACYPKVTICRIPPLFGIPGTASASFIQPMMQSMREGNELRLFVDEFRTPVGVQTAVEGILLALEKAAGLIHLGGVERISRYRFGTLLVEILGFTRAKISPCKQKDVVMDAPRPPDVSLDSTKALMLGYSPLSLSEEIKKLES from the coding sequence ATGGTGAAAAAACTTCTCGTTACCGGTGCAAGCGGATTTTTGGGATGGTACCTGTGTAACAAGGCAAAAGAAGAGTGGATGACGTTTGGAACAACCTTTTACCATCAATGCAAAATAGCGGGCGTAACAATCCTGAAAGTTGACTTGACCGATTTTGATGCGTTGAGGAGACTGTTCCAGACGATCAAGCCGGATGCGGTGATACATGCAGCTGCCCAGACTGACCCTAATACCTGCCAGACGCTTCGATCTGGATCAAAAATAATAAATGTTGACTCATCAATACGTATTGCCGCTTTATGTGCAGATTTTTCAATCCCCTGTGTCTTTACCTCTACGGATCTTGTGTTTGATGGGCTTCATGCCCCTTACCGTGAAACAGATTCAGTTTGCCCGGTCAATGTCTATGGTGAACACAAGGTATTGGCTGAAAAAGGGATGATGGCATGCTACCCGAAGGTTACTATCTGCCGGATACCCCCATTATTTGGTATCCCGGGTACTGCATCTGCAAGTTTTATTCAACCCATGATGCAGTCAATGAGAGAGGGTAACGAGTTGCGCTTGTTTGTCGACGAATTCAGAACACCTGTAGGTGTTCAAACAGCTGTTGAGGGGATTCTCTTAGCGCTCGAAAAAGCTGCCGGATTAATACACTTGGGTGGAGTTGAACGCATTTCACGATACAGATTTGGCACTCTGCTTGTGGAAATACTCGGCTTTACAAGAGCAAAAATATCACCGTGCAAACAGAAAGATGTGGTAATGGACGCCCCAAGACCTCCGGATGTCTCTCTTGACAGCACAAAGGCTCTGATGCTGGGTTACTCTCCATTATCCTTAAGCGAGGAGATAAAAAAGCTTGAATCATGA
- a CDS encoding thioredoxin family protein — MKTTFIPLAVFAALLFLTTAAFASDAPWTDNFETAKIAASREGKDLLLHFTGSDWCPWCIKLEREVFSQETFKKNAPRHFILVDIDFPKSKEQSEKIKKQNRELEKGYQVEGFPTIVLTDSKGRPYARTGYQEGGPDIFLNHLQELRTLKIKRDALFEKAENAKGIEKAKLFDQALNLLKSNGVNTLHEYRDIVDKIVEHDKNNKAGLRSNYEALKVRYESDERISGIMEDLDRNLSSDYDKAIGELTLLIEFSKPVPETVQTIYLKMAELYQEGKKDNAAWFKSLENAAKVAPNTDIGKRIIELLEEIENGELGSD; from the coding sequence ATGAAGACTACTTTTATTCCTCTTGCTGTTTTTGCAGCCCTGCTTTTCCTGACAACAGCTGCGTTCGCTTCTGATGCTCCATGGACAGACAATTTTGAAACAGCAAAAATTGCAGCCAGCAGGGAGGGAAAAGATTTACTTCTGCATTTCACTGGATCAGATTGGTGCCCCTGGTGTATCAAGCTTGAGAGAGAGGTTTTCAGCCAGGAGACATTTAAGAAAAACGCCCCCAGGCATTTTATTCTCGTAGATATTGACTTTCCGAAGTCCAAGGAGCAGTCTGAAAAGATAAAAAAGCAGAACAGGGAGTTGGAAAAGGGGTACCAGGTAGAAGGTTTCCCGACTATTGTACTCACCGATTCCAAAGGACGCCCCTATGCAAGGACGGGGTATCAGGAGGGAGGTCCCGATATTTTCCTCAACCATCTTCAGGAACTCCGCACACTTAAGATAAAGCGTGATGCACTATTTGAAAAGGCAGAAAATGCCAAGGGCATTGAAAAGGCGAAGCTTTTCGATCAGGCACTGAATTTGCTGAAGAGTAATGGCGTTAACACTCTTCATGAATACAGGGACATTGTCGACAAGATCGTGGAACACGACAAAAACAATAAAGCCGGGTTGAGGAGCAACTATGAGGCATTGAAAGTCCGGTACGAAAGCGATGAACGAATATCGGGCATCATGGAAGATCTGGATCGTAACCTCTCAAGTGATTACGACAAAGCCATCGGGGAGTTAACACTATTAATTGAGTTTTCCAAACCTGTGCCCGAGACTGTCCAAACCATCTACCTTAAAATGGCCGAGTTATACCAGGAGGGAAAAAAAGACAATGCTGCCTGGTTTAAGAGTCTTGAAAACGCCGCCAAAGTTGCTCCGAATACCGATATCGGCAAACGGATCATTGAGTTGCTTGAAGAGATCGAGAACGGGGAGCTAGGTAGTGATTGA
- a CDS encoding Hsp20/alpha crystallin family protein, whose amino-acid sequence MTDKLTREFMAKHGSIEKLFEEFFFMNKSYDIASSTPWQPPTDVYETEKDIIIKMAVSGVRPEDISVVFSDYILTVSGKRNEHSDHQKICFYQVEIRYGYFERKIKIPKYVDASNIQATYEDGFLVIVTPKAEKDLTSTISIKISY is encoded by the coding sequence ATGACCGACAAACTGACTCGCGAATTTATGGCAAAACACGGCAGCATTGAAAAGCTTTTTGAAGAATTCTTTTTTATGAACAAGAGTTATGATATTGCATCATCAACCCCATGGCAACCTCCTACCGATGTATACGAGACAGAAAAAGATATTATTATAAAAATGGCTGTCTCAGGAGTGCGGCCCGAAGATATTTCAGTCGTTTTTTCTGATTACATTCTTACCGTAAGTGGAAAAAGGAATGAACACTCTGACCATCAAAAGATATGTTTTTACCAGGTCGAGATCAGATATGGGTATTTCGAAAGAAAAATAAAGATCCCAAAGTATGTAGATGCCAGCAATATCCAGGCAACATATGAAGATGGATTCCTTGTGATTGTTACACCCAAGGCTGAAAAAGATCTTACTTCCACAATATCGATCAAGATTTCCTATTAA
- the lysA gene encoding diaminopimelate decarboxylase, translated as MFNFFHYKNKELFCEDVSVSKILSTEKTPAYIYSKNSILQHFTEIREAFAEASPLICFSVKSNSNLTILKILADAGAGFDVVSGGELFRILRIGVSPGKIVFAGVGKTPEEIRYALENNIFMFNVESESELVTINKIANSLNKKACVALRINPDIDAKTHAKTTTGKKENKFGIDFEITERIINEIESYKNIDLKGVHVHLGSPIYDPEPYVLALKKVDEFLQRLTKLKKMQGIEYLNIGGGYCISYTGEAVKRPADFARNIIPITKKFNARLIMEPGRFIVGNSGILVSRVTYSKSSTGGKKHVICDAAMNDLIRPSLYDAFHRIWPVHPSVPMPEIELPGQKPETGGDLELVDIVGPVCESSDVLAKDRWFPVVKEGELIAVFSSGAYGFTMSSNYNSRPRACELLVDGCNVSTIRRRETYEDLIAIEEEYL; from the coding sequence TTGTTTAATTTTTTTCACTATAAAAACAAGGAGCTATTTTGTGAAGACGTAAGCGTCAGTAAAATACTCTCAACAGAAAAGACCCCGGCATATATTTACAGTAAAAACTCCATTCTGCAGCATTTTACTGAAATAAGGGAAGCTTTTGCAGAAGCAAGTCCCTTAATATGTTTTTCGGTCAAGTCCAATTCCAATTTGACAATACTCAAAATCCTGGCAGATGCCGGTGCTGGATTTGACGTTGTTTCCGGTGGTGAACTCTTCCGGATCTTAAGAATCGGTGTATCTCCAGGCAAGATAGTTTTTGCAGGTGTAGGCAAGACCCCTGAAGAGATACGATATGCTCTCGAAAACAATATATTCATGTTTAATGTTGAATCTGAATCAGAGCTTGTAACGATTAATAAGATTGCAAACAGCTTAAACAAAAAAGCCTGTGTGGCCCTACGTATCAATCCTGACATAGATGCAAAGACACATGCAAAGACTACTACCGGTAAAAAAGAAAATAAGTTTGGTATAGATTTTGAGATAACCGAAAGAATTATCAACGAAATTGAATCATATAAAAATATAGACTTAAAGGGAGTACATGTGCACCTCGGCTCGCCAATTTACGATCCAGAGCCTTACGTCCTCGCACTGAAGAAAGTTGACGAGTTTCTTCAAAGACTCACAAAGTTGAAAAAAATGCAGGGGATTGAATATCTGAATATTGGAGGAGGCTACTGTATATCATATACCGGTGAAGCGGTAAAAAGACCTGCAGATTTTGCCAGAAACATTATCCCCATCACGAAAAAATTCAATGCCAGGTTGATCATGGAACCGGGACGTTTTATCGTCGGAAATTCAGGAATTCTGGTAAGCAGGGTAACGTACTCAAAGTCTTCAACCGGTGGGAAGAAACACGTTATCTGTGATGCTGCCATGAATGATCTTATTCGTCCATCATTATACGATGCTTTCCACCGGATCTGGCCAGTTCACCCTTCTGTACCAATGCCGGAAATAGAGCTGCCGGGACAAAAACCTGAAACGGGTGGAGATCTGGAACTCGTTGATATCGTAGGACCTGTCTGTGAAAGCAGTGATGTCTTGGCAAAGGATCGATGGTTTCCTGTGGTCAAAGAAGGGGAGCTGATTGCTGTATTCAGCAGCGGGGCATACGGTTTTACGATGAGTTCTAACTACAACTCAAGGCCACGTGCCTGTGAACTGCTCGTAGACGGCTGTAATGTCTCGACTATCAGACGAAGAGAGACTTACGAAGATTTGATTGCCATCGAAGAAGAGTATCTGTAA
- the argH gene encoding argininosuccinate lyase encodes MKKAWGGRFTKKTASLVETFTESVSFDRRLYKYDIEGSIAHARMLAQCSLISGKECKAIIKGLKGIHKEIESGTFQFKTEHEDIHMNIEAALVDRIGDVAKKLHTARSRNDQIALDLRLWIRDQIQDIIESIVSLQLELVIQAKASGRNILPGFTHLQHAQPIMAGHYFLAYVEMFERDRTRLVDCRKRVNVSPLGACALAGTTLDINPEITAKLLGFDSTFENSIDAVSDRDFSLEFASVLAIISVHLSRFCEEWIIWSSQGFDFLDIDDSYCTGSSIMPQKKNPDVLEIMRGKSGRVYGNLFSLLTIMKGLPLSYNRDMQEDKEAIFDSSDTIRECLIILKELIKNTALKFDNMEKSCEKGFLDATGIADYLVTKGVPFRQSHEIVGKIVKKCSVNGIALKNVSLNDFKKFSPLIDKEIYKTVGVFNYIKQYKSPGSTSPASVRKQITAWERKLQKQVLKQEKKFV; translated from the coding sequence ATGAAAAAAGCATGGGGAGGCAGATTTACAAAGAAAACTGCCTCATTAGTTGAAACATTTACGGAATCAGTATCTTTTGACCGGAGATTGTATAAATATGATATAGAAGGGAGCATTGCACATGCCAGAATGCTGGCACAATGCAGCCTGATTTCGGGCAAAGAGTGTAAGGCCATTATCAAAGGTTTAAAAGGTATCCATAAAGAGATCGAATCGGGGACTTTTCAGTTTAAGACAGAACATGAAGATATCCATATGAACATTGAGGCTGCCCTGGTAGATCGAATTGGAGACGTGGCAAAAAAACTTCATACTGCCAGAAGCAGGAATGATCAGATAGCCCTTGACTTGCGGCTTTGGATTCGAGATCAGATTCAAGACATAATCGAGAGCATTGTTTCTTTACAACTGGAACTTGTCATACAGGCAAAAGCCTCGGGCAGAAACATACTCCCTGGATTCACCCACCTTCAACATGCACAACCTATCATGGCCGGGCACTATTTTCTGGCTTACGTTGAAATGTTCGAGAGGGACCGCACACGGCTTGTTGATTGCCGGAAACGCGTTAATGTGTCACCTCTTGGCGCTTGCGCGTTGGCAGGGACCACCCTTGATATAAATCCTGAAATTACTGCGAAGCTGCTTGGTTTCGATTCGACATTTGAAAATAGCATTGATGCAGTCAGTGACAGGGATTTTTCTCTTGAATTTGCTTCTGTACTGGCGATTATCTCAGTACATCTCTCTCGATTTTGTGAGGAGTGGATTATCTGGTCAAGTCAGGGATTTGACTTTCTGGACATCGATGATTCCTACTGTACCGGTTCAAGCATCATGCCTCAAAAGAAAAATCCGGATGTTCTTGAGATCATGAGGGGCAAAAGCGGCCGGGTATACGGAAATCTTTTTTCATTACTCACTATTATGAAGGGGTTACCGCTCTCTTACAACAGAGACATGCAGGAAGATAAGGAGGCAATATTTGATTCTTCAGACACCATCAGGGAGTGCCTGATTATCCTCAAAGAACTCATAAAGAATACCGCATTAAAGTTTGACAACATGGAAAAGAGTTGTGAAAAGGGATTTTTAGATGCAACTGGAATAGCAGATTATCTGGTAACGAAAGGGGTTCCGTTCCGGCAGTCGCACGAAATTGTTGGTAAGATAGTGAAGAAATGCAGTGTCAATGGTATAGCCTTAAAGAATGTCAGCTTAAATGATTTCAAAAAATTTTCACCTCTGATTGATAAAGAGATCTATAAAACAGTTGGTGTATTCAATTATATCAAACAGTATAAAAGCCCCGGTTCTACCTCCCCCGCATCAGTACGGAAACAGATAACCGCATGGGAGAGAAAACTTCAAAAGCAGGTACTCAAACAGGAGAAAAAATTTGTTTAA